A genome region from Paenibacillus pabuli includes the following:
- the licT gene encoding BglG family transcription antiterminator LicT — MKIEKVLNNNVVTVIDPGGNELVVMGRGIAFKKHAGESIDESLVEKIFSLESKEVSQKLKTLLSDIPVEYVECSDEIIRYAETVLGERLHESIYISLTDHIHFAIDRHRQGLQIRNALFWEIKRMYRKEYAIGLKALQIIEETLGVLLPEDECAFIAMHLVNAQMNGEMRETISITNIVKDILNIVRRSFVIELDEDSLSYYRFLTHLKFFAQRVLQGTAIEDKEEDNPLHDLVSKQYPEAYACAVKINDYTRKIYNRVLSKEEILYLTIHIERVVRNEQPIE; from the coding sequence ATGAAAATTGAGAAGGTGCTCAACAACAACGTAGTTACCGTGATTGATCCAGGCGGAAACGAACTGGTCGTCATGGGGCGGGGAATTGCCTTCAAAAAACATGCTGGTGAATCGATAGACGAAAGTCTCGTCGAAAAAATATTCTCGTTGGAAAGCAAGGAAGTATCGCAGAAACTGAAAACGCTTCTGTCCGATATTCCAGTTGAATATGTTGAATGCTCGGATGAAATTATTCGTTATGCGGAGACGGTGTTAGGTGAGAGATTGCATGAGAGCATCTATATTTCACTAACGGATCATATTCACTTTGCCATTGATCGACATCGTCAAGGATTGCAGATCCGTAATGCACTGTTTTGGGAGATCAAGCGCATGTACCGCAAGGAATATGCCATTGGACTAAAGGCACTTCAGATTATTGAAGAAACGCTGGGTGTACTGCTTCCCGAAGACGAATGCGCATTCATTGCCATGCATCTAGTCAATGCCCAGATGAACGGTGAGATGCGAGAAACCATCAGCATTACCAATATTGTCAAGGACATACTCAACATTGTAAGGCGCAGTTTTGTGATTGAACTGGATGAGGATTCGCTGAGCTATTATCGATTCTTAACCCATCTGAAGTTCTTTGCTCAACGTGTGCTGCAAGGTACAGCCATTGAAGACAAGGAAGAAGATAATCCGCTTCATGATCTGGTGAGTAAGCAGTACCCTGAAGCATATGCTTGTGCAGTCAAGATTAATGATTATACGCGCAAGATCTATAATCGGGTCTTGTCTAAGGAAGAAATACTGTATCTGACGATTCACATTGAGCGTGTTGTCAGAAATGAACAACCAATTGAATAA